A stretch of the Sulfurimonas sp. HSL-1656 genome encodes the following:
- the lspA gene encoding signal peptidase II — protein sequence MTRGIIALVLALAGIFIIDQNIKTLFLEGYRFYSDCIDLTLVYNKGVAFSMFAFLEEWLKWLQLLLIAGVLIYVVRLQKTCYMLPVGILVGAGLSNVYDRFVHPGVVDYVYWHCGFDFAVFNFADVMIDVAVVWLLLLNLKPHWCRSGQAH from the coding sequence ATGACTAGGGGGATCATCGCGCTGGTCCTGGCCCTGGCCGGGATCTTCATCATCGACCAGAACATCAAGACGCTTTTCCTGGAGGGCTACCGCTTCTACAGCGACTGCATCGACCTGACCCTCGTCTACAACAAAGGGGTCGCCTTTTCGATGTTCGCTTTCCTGGAAGAGTGGCTCAAGTGGCTGCAGCTGCTGCTGATCGCAGGGGTGCTCATCTATGTGGTACGGCTGCAAAAAACCTGCTACATGCTCCCCGTCGGCATCCTGGTGGGTGCCGGCCTCTCCAACGTCTATGACCGCTTTGTGCACCCGGGAGTAGTGGATTATGTCTACTGGCACTGCGGGTTCGATTTCGCCGTCTTCAACTTTGCCGACGTGATGATCGACGTGGCAGTGGTCTGGCTGCTGCTGCTCAACCTCAAACCCCACTGGTGCCGGAGCGGGCAAGCGCACTGA
- a CDS encoding DoxX family protein, with protein sequence MQCQLSNLCKIVEPAVEKLQSVALLFVRLILAYGFYEPAKMKWNDIGSVAEWFASMGLPMPTLQAYLAATTEASGVVLLTLGLFTRLISIPLMGVMLVAITLVHLPNGFQSGNNGFEIPLYYFIMLFVLLTHGAGNLSFDRLLFKRKEA encoded by the coding sequence ATGCAATGCCAGCTTTCCAACCTATGTAAAATCGTCGAACCGGCCGTCGAAAAGCTTCAGAGTGTCGCACTGCTTTTCGTACGGCTGATCCTCGCCTACGGTTTCTATGAACCGGCGAAAATGAAGTGGAACGATATCGGCTCCGTGGCCGAATGGTTCGCTTCGATGGGGCTCCCGATGCCCACCCTGCAGGCATACCTGGCGGCAACGACGGAAGCGTCAGGTGTCGTGCTGTTGACACTGGGGCTTTTCACGCGGCTGATTTCCATTCCGCTGATGGGCGTCATGCTCGTTGCCATTACCCTGGTGCATCTGCCCAACGGTTTCCAGTCGGGCAACAACGGGTTTGAAATCCCGCTGTACTACTTCATTATGCTTTTCGTCCTGCTGACGCACGGCGCCGGTAACCTCTCCTTCGACCGGCTGCTGTTCAAACGCAAAGAGGCCTGA
- a CDS encoding undecaprenyl-diphosphate phosphatase, with protein sequence MTVFDAIILGIVEGITEYLPVSSTAHLYLAGQMLGLKQDTFLTAFEIIIQIAPIFSVMLIYRERLLQSRALWVKLIAAFIPTGVVGLLFHKQIEAMFAANSTVALMILTGIAFLAVEFAYKPKTHAVKALEGVSMKQALAVGIFQVFALVPGVSRSGMTILGGMLSGLSRDTAMAFSFLLAIPTMGAASGYTLLKEYSALSFEHFGALAVGFVVSFVVGWVAVKTFLAVVSRYSFKPFGVYLIASGLLYGLFGVELVH encoded by the coding sequence ATGACCGTTTTTGACGCCATCATCCTCGGGATCGTCGAGGGGATCACCGAGTATCTTCCCGTCTCTTCCACTGCGCATCTCTACCTTGCCGGGCAGATGCTCGGACTCAAGCAGGACACCTTCCTGACCGCCTTCGAGATCATCATCCAGATCGCCCCGATCTTCTCGGTGATGCTGATCTACCGCGAGCGGCTGCTGCAGAGCAGGGCCCTCTGGGTCAAACTTATCGCCGCCTTCATCCCGACGGGCGTCGTCGGCCTGCTCTTTCACAAACAGATCGAAGCGATGTTCGCCGCCAACTCCACCGTGGCCCTGATGATCCTTACCGGGATCGCCTTCCTCGCGGTCGAGTTCGCCTACAAGCCCAAAACCCATGCCGTGAAAGCACTGGAGGGGGTCAGTATGAAACAGGCCCTCGCCGTCGGCATCTTCCAGGTCTTCGCCCTCGTACCCGGGGTCTCCCGCTCGGGGATGACGATCCTCGGCGGGATGCTCAGCGGACTGTCGCGGGACACGGCCATGGCGTTTTCGTTCCTGCTCGCCATCCCGACGATGGGCGCGGCATCGGGCTATACGCTCCTCAAGGAGTACTCAGCCCTTTCGTTTGAACACTTCGGCGCCCTGGCCGTCGGTTTCGTCGTCTCCTTTGTCGTCGGCTGGGTTGCGGTCAAGACCTTCCTCGCCGTCGTCTCGCGCTACAGCTTCAAGCCTTTCGGGGTCTACCTCATCGCCAGCGGTCTGCTCTACGGGCTCTTCGGCGTCGAACTCGTCCACTGA
- a CDS encoding alanine--glyoxylate aminotransferase family protein: MLLFTPGPTPVPESVRKAMAEETIHHRTPEFEAIFERARKALFGLMKTDEVVMLASTGTGAMEAAVTNLCRDTLLNINAGKFGERFGKIALAHGLQNVELTYEWDTPATPEDVLAALQENPRIDAIAIQISESAGGLRHPVEAIAAAVKGVRPDVMIIADGITAVGVEAIDVTNIDALLAGSQKALMLPPGLAVIGLSNAAVEKIGAGRGYYFNLATEIKKQRTNTTAWTAATTLVIGLEAVLAEIDVKGLEALYDETARRGAATRTAFEALGLHIYPKTPAASMTTIDDVNANEIRALLKKEFDVNMAGGQDHLKGKIFRVNHMGLIKPYEAAWVVNAVEVALDKLGRRSYDGTASRIFNEIYFGLAT, translated from the coding sequence ATGCTGCTCTTTACCCCCGGTCCTACCCCTGTTCCGGAATCCGTCCGCAAGGCAATGGCGGAGGAGACGATCCATCACCGCACGCCGGAATTCGAAGCGATTTTCGAACGCGCACGCAAGGCGCTCTTCGGCCTGATGAAAACCGATGAGGTCGTGATGCTGGCCTCGACGGGTACCGGCGCAATGGAAGCGGCCGTGACCAACCTCTGCCGTGACACCCTGCTCAACATCAATGCGGGTAAATTCGGCGAGCGTTTCGGTAAGATCGCGCTGGCACACGGGCTGCAGAATGTGGAGCTGACCTACGAGTGGGATACCCCGGCAACGCCCGAGGATGTCCTCGCTGCCCTGCAGGAGAACCCGCGCATTGATGCCATCGCCATTCAGATCAGCGAGAGTGCCGGCGGGCTGCGCCACCCGGTCGAAGCGATCGCCGCCGCGGTTAAGGGCGTCCGCCCCGACGTCATGATCATCGCGGACGGCATTACCGCCGTCGGTGTCGAGGCGATCGACGTGACGAACATCGATGCCCTGCTGGCGGGCAGCCAGAAAGCGCTGATGCTGCCGCCGGGCCTCGCCGTGATCGGACTGAGCAACGCGGCGGTCGAGAAGATCGGCGCAGGCAGAGGATACTACTTCAACCTGGCGACCGAGATCAAGAAACAGCGTACCAATACCACGGCATGGACCGCGGCGACGACGCTGGTCATCGGCCTGGAGGCCGTTTTGGCGGAGATCGACGTCAAGGGGCTTGAAGCGCTTTATGACGAGACGGCCCGCCGCGGTGCCGCGACGCGTACCGCGTTTGAGGCACTCGGCCTGCATATCTACCCCAAAACACCGGCGGCGTCCATGACGACGATTGATGACGTGAATGCCAACGAGATCCGCGCACTGCTGAAAAAAGAGTTCGACGTCAACATGGCCGGCGGCCAGGACCACCTCAAAGGCAAGATCTTCCGTGTCAATCACATGGGCCTGATCAAGCCTTACGAGGCGGCGTGGGTCGTCAATGCCGTCGAGGTCGCCCTCGACAAGCTCGGCCGCCGCAGTTACGACGGGACGGCAAGCCGCATCTTCAACGAGATCTATTTCGGGCTGGCGACATGA
- a CDS encoding ATP phosphoribosyltransferase regulatory subunit, protein MIFAHEIPEGSKLYFGASARRKREIEQIASDVLYADGFEEIVVPLFSHHQHESISDTKELIRLGDRDNHRMSLRADTTIDVVRIISKRLGRNTDHRKWFYIQPVYRYPSHEQYQVGAEVIGEADLSIAMRRCLEIFERLEAQPLLQISNINIPKILSRLLDIPMDDFRHIRIENFLARGIDWLTKLVYLEKPSEIDAVLPLVPEELRIELVKMKELSLSVPYSNTVVAPLYYAKMLYYDELYFRVIAANDVYARGGRYKNEDVTSVGFAIATDVLLEAGV, encoded by the coding sequence ATGATTTTTGCCCACGAGATTCCCGAAGGCAGCAAGCTCTATTTCGGTGCCAGCGCCCGCCGCAAACGCGAGATCGAGCAGATCGCCAGCGACGTGCTCTATGCCGACGGCTTCGAAGAGATCGTCGTGCCGCTCTTTTCGCACCACCAGCATGAGAGCATCTCCGACACCAAAGAGCTGATCCGCCTGGGAGACCGTGACAATCACCGCATGAGCCTGCGCGCGGACACGACCATCGATGTCGTGCGCATCATTTCCAAGCGGCTCGGCCGCAACACGGACCACCGCAAATGGTTCTATATCCAGCCGGTCTACCGCTACCCCTCGCACGAGCAGTACCAGGTCGGTGCCGAGGTGATCGGGGAGGCGGACCTCTCCATCGCGATGCGGCGCTGCCTGGAGATCTTCGAGCGGCTGGAGGCACAGCCGCTGCTGCAGATCTCCAACATCAATATCCCGAAGATCCTGAGCCGCCTCCTCGACATCCCGATGGACGATTTCCGCCATATCCGGATCGAGAACTTTCTGGCGCGGGGCATCGACTGGCTGACGAAGCTCGTCTACCTCGAGAAGCCTTCGGAGATCGACGCGGTCCTGCCGCTTGTGCCGGAGGAGCTGCGTATTGAGCTGGTGAAGATGAAAGAGCTCAGCCTGAGCGTGCCGTATAGCAACACGGTCGTCGCACCGCTGTACTATGCGAAGATGCTCTACTACGACGAGCTCTATTTCCGCGTGATCGCGGCCAATGACGTTTACGCCAGAGGCGGACGCTATAAAAACGAAGATGTGACCAGTGTCGGCTTTGCCATCGCTACCGATGTGCTGCTTGAAGCCGGCGTGTAA
- a CDS encoding adenylosuccinate synthase, translated as MKKADLIVGIQWGDEGKGKIVDLLAQKYDAVARYQGGHNAGHTIWVDGTKYALHLIPSGVLNPDAINIIGNGVVVSPAALIKEMKQFDKLEGRLFVSESAHMILGFHEEIDQAKERLRGKKAIGTTGRGIGPAYSEKIARAGFRLGELRDIDALVARVLEYFEQNGAIYNAMGIDSPDAAALKAELQGFADVLLPYLANTTQMVWELLKKDQNVLLEGAQGTMLDIDHGTYPYVTSSSTIAAGACIGLGISPKDIGKVTGIVKAYCTRVGNGPFPTEDFGTDGDKLREQGHEFGTTTGRPRRCGWFDAVATKFASRINGCDELAIMKLDVLDGFEEVKVCVGYEVDGEVIDYMPLDLEAATPVYKSFPGWERTEGVREWDALPETAKAYLSEIEKLTETKIGMVSTSPDRNDTIIC; from the coding sequence ATGAAAAAAGCAGATTTGATCGTCGGTATCCAGTGGGGCGATGAGGGCAAAGGGAAGATCGTCGACCTTCTCGCGCAGAAATACGATGCGGTAGCACGTTACCAGGGCGGGCACAATGCCGGCCATACCATCTGGGTCGACGGGACCAAATATGCCCTGCACCTGATCCCCTCGGGGGTACTCAATCCCGACGCGATCAATATCATCGGCAACGGCGTCGTCGTTTCGCCTGCGGCACTGATCAAGGAGATGAAGCAGTTCGACAAGCTTGAAGGCCGTCTCTTTGTGAGCGAATCGGCCCACATGATCCTCGGCTTCCACGAAGAGATCGATCAGGCCAAAGAGCGTCTGCGCGGCAAAAAGGCGATCGGGACGACCGGCCGCGGGATCGGGCCTGCCTACAGCGAAAAGATCGCACGGGCCGGCTTCCGCCTCGGCGAGCTGCGCGATATCGATGCCCTCGTCGCCCGCGTCCTCGAGTACTTCGAACAAAACGGCGCCATTTACAATGCCATGGGCATTGATTCACCGGATGCGGCGGCACTGAAAGCGGAGCTTCAGGGCTTTGCCGATGTGCTGCTGCCCTACCTGGCCAACACGACGCAGATGGTCTGGGAACTGCTGAAAAAAGATCAGAACGTCCTGCTTGAAGGGGCGCAGGGGACGATGCTCGATATCGACCACGGGACCTACCCGTATGTGACGAGCTCCTCGACCATCGCGGCGGGTGCGTGTATCGGCCTGGGGATCAGCCCGAAAGACATCGGCAAGGTAACGGGGATCGTCAAAGCGTACTGTACCCGTGTCGGCAACGGCCCTTTCCCGACCGAAGATTTCGGTACCGACGGTGACAAACTGCGCGAGCAGGGGCACGAGTTCGGTACGACGACGGGCCGTCCGCGCCGCTGCGGCTGGTTCGATGCCGTGGCGACGAAGTTCGCCAGCCGCATCAACGGCTGTGACGAGCTGGCCATCATGAAACTCGACGTCCTCGACGGTTTCGAGGAAGTGAAGGTCTGCGTCGGGTATGAAGTCGACGGCGAGGTCATCGACTACATGCCGCTGGACCTCGAAGCGGCCACCCCGGTCTACAAAAGCTTCCCCGGCTGGGAGCGGACCGAAGGCGTCCGTGAGTGGGATGCCCTGCCGGAAACGGCCAAGGCCTATCTCAGCGAGATCGAAAAGCTGACCGAGACGAAGATCGGCATGGTTTCGACCTCTCCCGACCGCAACGATACGATTATCTGTTAG
- a CDS encoding EAL domain-containing protein, whose product MKLTIWNSLASKLLFSLAFFSLLLVSGLAYVNTKIVISGYKKQLQELVEQKIDFMLPQLSDALHNEEYLLAEEQLIRLSSAQVINGVRLLRNHGRPLVVGSFGSPHRLFTLALPVTNVNGEIIASMDVAVSDRNFRAMMEQYFQFLAAIIGGYVLLVVLLLRLLYRAFMPLRELTRKLEAFDPSHPVPIELKNTSGSEIGMIADAANKMSDNIIHHADFMNELHKEIEEGRQHLKEAQQIARMGSWRIDTQTHDCSFSDQMYVLLGIPMDGMPLTWDTLLNVIDPSQRQSFIRALENTAQTHTPFRLMHKIVNAHGEAMHVLTEGKLSLRRDGKAFISGITMDVSEQAESQQMIEKLAFYDPLTNLPNRVLMQDRLQKSIKDANRRGEKLGVLFLDLDGFKNVNDTLGHTLGDRLLKEVAERLKRTLRDSDTISRIGGDEFIVLLPLINSEKDITIVAKKMIDALQERWEFGDKAIFTTTSIGVAIYPDHSEDADTLIKFADTAMYKAKEDGRNRYRFYDKTMGETIRKKLQIEHEMREAIETMEQFELYYQPKISLRTGAIIGAEALIRWNHPKVGTVYPDDFIPVAEHTGMIIKIGEWVMHEAARRIEQWRAAGIAPLKLAVNLSGRQFGSPLLLHQIRTVLQRYDIEPKYLEFEVTESVSMISLTESLKVLHQLRDLGVGVNIDDFGTGYSSLAYLKQFPVDTLKIDKAFIMNMLEDQDDRTIVESIVSLSKAMGLKIVAEGIESAEHVRLLKKLGVDYGQGYFFSRPVPFGQLDRMYRNNLVKMKTLREPEKKQAV is encoded by the coding sequence ATGAAGTTGACTATCTGGAACTCTCTCGCATCGAAACTGCTGTTCTCCCTGGCGTTTTTCAGCCTGCTGCTGGTAAGCGGGCTGGCCTATGTCAACACGAAAATCGTCATCAGCGGCTACAAAAAACAGCTCCAGGAACTGGTGGAGCAGAAGATCGATTTCATGCTGCCCCAGCTCTCCGATGCCCTGCACAACGAGGAGTACCTTCTGGCGGAGGAGCAGCTCATCCGCCTGAGCTCCGCGCAGGTGATCAACGGGGTGCGGCTGCTCCGTAACCATGGCCGTCCCCTCGTCGTCGGCAGCTTCGGCTCTCCCCACCGTCTCTTCACACTGGCCCTTCCCGTCACCAATGTCAACGGCGAGATCATCGCCTCGATGGACGTCGCCGTCTCCGACCGGAACTTCCGCGCGATGATGGAGCAGTACTTCCAGTTTCTCGCCGCGATCATCGGCGGATACGTCCTGCTGGTCGTCCTGCTGCTGCGGCTGCTCTACCGGGCATTCATGCCGCTGCGCGAGCTGACCCGGAAACTGGAGGCTTTCGACCCGAGCCACCCGGTGCCGATCGAGCTGAAAAATACCAGCGGCAGCGAAATCGGCATGATCGCCGATGCGGCGAACAAGATGAGCGACAACATTATCCACCACGCCGACTTTATGAACGAGCTGCATAAAGAGATCGAAGAGGGGCGCCAACACCTCAAAGAAGCGCAGCAGATCGCCCGGATGGGGAGCTGGCGGATCGACACGCAGACGCACGACTGCAGCTTCAGTGACCAGATGTATGTGCTGCTGGGGATCCCGATGGACGGCATGCCGCTGACCTGGGATACGCTGCTCAACGTTATCGACCCCTCGCAGCGCCAATCGTTTATCCGCGCCCTTGAAAACACGGCCCAGACCCACACCCCGTTCCGCCTGATGCATAAAATCGTCAACGCCCACGGGGAGGCGATGCACGTGCTGACCGAGGGGAAACTGAGTCTGCGGCGCGACGGCAAGGCGTTTATTTCGGGGATCACGATGGATGTCAGCGAGCAGGCGGAGAGCCAGCAGATGATTGAAAAGCTCGCGTTCTACGATCCGCTCACCAACCTGCCGAACCGCGTCCTGATGCAGGACCGCCTGCAGAAATCGATCAAAGACGCCAACCGCCGGGGCGAAAAGCTGGGCGTCCTCTTCCTCGACCTCGACGGGTTCAAGAACGTCAACGACACCCTGGGACACACTCTGGGCGACCGCCTGCTCAAAGAGGTGGCGGAGCGCCTCAAACGCACCCTGCGCGATTCCGATACGATCTCGCGGATCGGCGGGGACGAGTTTATCGTCCTGCTGCCGCTCATCAACTCGGAGAAAGACATCACCATCGTCGCCAAGAAGATGATCGATGCCCTGCAGGAGCGCTGGGAGTTCGGGGACAAGGCGATCTTTACGACGACGAGTATCGGGGTGGCCATCTACCCGGATCACTCCGAGGACGCCGACACGCTGATCAAGTTCGCCGATACCGCCATGTACAAGGCGAAAGAGGACGGGCGTAACCGTTACCGGTTCTACGACAAAACGATGGGGGAGACGATCCGCAAAAAACTTCAGATCGAGCACGAAATGCGAGAGGCCATCGAGACGATGGAGCAGTTCGAACTCTACTACCAGCCGAAGATCTCCCTGCGGACCGGCGCCATCATCGGTGCGGAGGCGCTCATCCGCTGGAACCATCCGAAGGTCGGTACGGTCTACCCGGACGATTTCATCCCCGTCGCAGAGCATACGGGGATGATCATCAAGATCGGGGAGTGGGTCATGCACGAGGCGGCCCGCCGCATCGAACAGTGGCGTGCCGCAGGCATTGCACCGCTGAAACTGGCCGTCAACCTCTCCGGCCGCCAGTTCGGCAGCCCGCTGCTGCTGCACCAGATCCGTACCGTGCTGCAGCGCTATGACATCGAGCCGAAATACCTGGAGTTCGAGGTCACCGAGAGCGTCTCCATGATCAGTCTCACGGAAAGCCTGAAAGTCCTCCACCAGCTCCGTGATCTCGGGGTCGGCGTGAATATCGACGACTTCGGTACGGGCTACTCCTCCCTGGCCTACCTCAAACAGTTCCCGGTCGATACGCTCAAGATCGACAAGGCGTTTATTATGAATATGCTGGAGGATCAGGATGACCGCACCATCGTCGAATCGATCGTTTCACTGAGCAAGGCGATGGGGCTGAAGATCGTTGCGGAGGGGATCGAGAGTGCCGAGCATGTCCGTCTGCTCAAGAAGCTCGGCGTCGACTACGGCCAGGGCTACTTCTTCAGCCGGCCGGTACCGTTCGGCCAGCTTGACCGCATGTACCGCAACAATCTCGTCAAGATGAAGACGCTGCGCGAACCGGAAAAGAAGCAGGCCGTCTAG
- a CDS encoding FAD-dependent oxidoreductase codes for MKKVLVLGGGFAGVDTAAHLRKRGYDVTLVSDRDYFYIYPTSIWVPTGEASFDDVKVSLEELRDAHGFTLVVDGVESIEVKANRVTLASGKVIDDYDYLVVALGAHKMKHPGIENTLSICGDPRESLRIKERIDALVAKGSGKVAFGFGGNPKDTSAVRGGPGFELFFNLHELLKKKGIRDRFELTFFAPMPKPGARMGEKALNMMDMMFERADLNKHFGKKIKRFEEDGIVFEDDSKLESDFTMFIPAGDGHRVIKASDLPTNEAGFVAINDYSEVIIDGEVSNVYAAGDVAALEGPEWRAKQGHVAEVMAKNIAFNIAARDAGKAERKGYQEHLNILCVMDTGTGAGFVFRDDKKAFMMPMPVLGHWMKKGWGWYCRHTKLGKIPRLPGL; via the coding sequence ATGAAAAAGGTTTTGGTGCTTGGCGGCGGGTTTGCAGGAGTCGATACGGCAGCGCATCTGCGCAAAAGAGGGTATGACGTCACGCTCGTCAGCGACCGGGATTATTTCTACATCTATCCGACCTCCATCTGGGTCCCGACGGGCGAGGCCTCCTTTGACGATGTCAAGGTGTCGCTGGAGGAGCTGCGGGATGCCCACGGCTTTACCCTGGTCGTGGACGGTGTCGAATCAATCGAGGTAAAGGCGAACCGCGTCACCCTTGCCTCCGGCAAAGTGATCGACGATTATGATTACCTCGTCGTCGCCCTCGGGGCGCACAAGATGAAGCACCCGGGGATCGAAAACACCCTCTCCATCTGCGGCGACCCGCGCGAATCCCTGCGGATCAAGGAGCGGATCGACGCCCTCGTCGCCAAAGGAAGCGGCAAAGTCGCCTTCGGCTTCGGGGGCAACCCCAAAGACACCTCCGCCGTACGCGGCGGCCCCGGGTTCGAGCTCTTTTTCAACCTCCACGAACTCCTGAAGAAAAAGGGGATCCGCGACCGTTTCGAACTGACCTTTTTCGCCCCGATGCCCAAACCGGGCGCGCGGATGGGCGAGAAAGCCCTTAACATGATGGACATGATGTTCGAGCGGGCCGACCTGAACAAACACTTCGGCAAAAAGATCAAGCGTTTTGAAGAGGACGGCATCGTCTTCGAAGACGACAGTAAACTGGAATCAGACTTCACGATGTTCATTCCCGCCGGGGACGGACACCGCGTCATCAAGGCGTCCGACCTCCCGACCAACGAAGCCGGCTTCGTCGCCATCAATGACTACAGCGAAGTCATCATCGACGGCGAAGTCAGCAACGTCTACGCCGCCGGAGACGTCGCGGCGCTGGAGGGTCCGGAGTGGCGGGCCAAGCAGGGACACGTGGCCGAGGTCATGGCCAAGAACATCGCCTTCAATATCGCCGCGCGGGACGCCGGGAAAGCGGAACGCAAAGGGTACCAGGAGCACCTCAACATCCTCTGCGTCATGGATACGGGTACCGGCGCGGGCTTCGTCTTCCGCGACGACAAAAAAGCCTTTATGATGCCGATGCCGGTCCTGGGGCACTGGATGAAAAAGGGGTGGGGCTGGTACTGCCGCCACACCAAGCTCGGGAAGATCCCGCGCCTGCCGGGCCTCTAG
- the msrA gene encoding peptide-methionine (S)-S-oxide reductase MsrA, whose product MAKEVALLGGGCFWCIEAVYRRVKGVSSAVSGYAGGQMDNPDYRSVCSGTTGHAEVVEVTFDPDVISFGEILDIFWVIHDPTTLNRQGADMGTQYRSVIYYHDDAQKAEAEEAIAEAQESFSDPIVTELSPAPTFYPAEVYHQNYFNLNPEQGYCQAVIAPKVQKFMRTFREKLDV is encoded by the coding sequence ATGGCGAAGGAAGTTGCGCTCCTCGGGGGCGGGTGTTTTTGGTGCATCGAGGCGGTGTACCGCCGTGTCAAAGGGGTCAGCAGCGCCGTCAGCGGTTACGCGGGCGGCCAGATGGATAATCCCGATTACCGTTCGGTCTGCAGCGGGACGACGGGCCATGCGGAAGTGGTCGAGGTTACCTTTGATCCCGACGTTATTTCGTTCGGGGAGATTCTCGATATCTTCTGGGTGATCCACGACCCGACGACGCTGAACCGCCAGGGGGCGGACATGGGGACCCAGTACCGCTCGGTGATCTACTATCACGACGATGCGCAGAAAGCGGAAGCCGAAGAGGCCATCGCGGAAGCGCAGGAAAGTTTTTCCGACCCGATCGTGACGGAACTCTCCCCGGCGCCGACCTTCTATCCGGCGGAAGTGTACCACCAGAACTATTTCAATCTTAACCCCGAGCAGGGCTACTGCCAGGCGGTGATCGCGCCGAAGGTACAGAAGTTTATGCGGACGTTCCGGGAGAAGCTCGATGTTTGA
- a CDS encoding DUF420 domain-containing protein, producing the protein MFEAGFLGTRALWFMDVVTLWFAALPFLMGGAIYLAMRKRERAHKRAQTLLFAVTLAMVVLFEVGVRFTGGFIAYAEESVVEFSSLAAFLAVHVLIAVAAVAGWAWLLIDALRSYGNSTTVAATHKRNGMVVFAGMTVTSLMGVAIYGMLFML; encoded by the coding sequence ATGTTTGAGGCCGGTTTTCTGGGGACGCGGGCCCTCTGGTTCATGGATGTCGTTACCCTCTGGTTCGCGGCACTGCCGTTTCTGATGGGCGGGGCGATCTATCTGGCCATGCGCAAACGTGAGCGTGCCCATAAACGCGCACAGACGCTCCTTTTTGCGGTCACGCTGGCCATGGTCGTACTCTTCGAGGTCGGCGTGCGCTTTACCGGCGGGTTCATCGCGTATGCGGAAGAGAGCGTGGTGGAGTTCTCTTCGCTGGCGGCGTTCCTCGCGGTCCACGTACTGATCGCCGTTGCTGCCGTGGCCGGGTGGGCATGGCTGCTGATCGACGCTTTGCGAAGCTACGGCAACAGTACGACCGTGGCCGCTACGCACAAACGCAACGGTATGGTTGTGTTTGCAGGGATGACCGTCACGTCGCTGATGGGCGTGGCGATCTACGGTATGCTCTTTATGCTCTAG